The genomic interval AAGGGCCCGTCGGTACGCTGCCGATTCGGTGCAGGCAACTTGCCCGACCAGCTATCGTTGCCGTTCGTGGCAACGTAGAAGTCGGCTTTAGGCTGTGCGCCCGCCACAGCCAGCATCGCCCCCAGAAAACAAACCGGCATCATCATTTTCCACATAGCCTCTGCTCCCTTTCCCGCGTTGTGTCTGCACCTTGATTCCCGCCTTCGGTAGCGATTCCTGCCATGAACCCGCGAGGCAATGCTATCTGCCCGCACCATCTTCCACAACGTGTCTGAACCGTTTCGCTTCCCGTAGCACGCGCGCGGTGGCGCGGGGATATCGCTCCGGCGTGGGAGTAGCCTTTTCCGCGCGCACCAGCAGGTTCACGATGTCCGAGTGCGGCACACCGACCTCGATGACCTGCGGTTCGCCTCCCCCCAGGTGCAGGATATGCTCTCTCGCTTGGTCGATTTCGCTGCGCTGTGAGGGTCGCTTCATCCAGATCGCCACCCCGCCCGTGCGCACAAAAGGCAACGTCCACTCCGCCAGCGCCCACAGGTGCGCCACTGCCCGCGCCGTGACCATGTCGAACTGTTCGCGCCACTGCGGCTTGCGGGCTGCTTCCTCCGCGCGAGCATGGATGAACTCTACCCCGTCGATGCCCAGCTCGGCGCAGAGCGGACGCAGGAACAGGAAGGGGTCGTGGCGCGAGTCGAGCAGAGCCAGACGGATTTGCGGAAAGGCTATCTTGAGCGGCAAGCCGGGAAAACCCGCACCCGTGCCCACGTCCAGCACCCATGCGCCCGCAATGGGTTGCCACGCGGCAACCAGCGTGAGCGAGTCCAGAAAATGGCGCACCACCACCTCATCCGGCGGTACGGAGGTCAGGTTCATTTGCGCATTGGCTTCGTCAAGGCGATGGGCATATGTCTCGAATTGCTGCAGCTGCCCGTCGTCCAGCGTGAGCCCCAAAGCCTGCGCACCGGTTTTCAGAAGCGACACCTGCTCCATTCGGGGTGGCTCACGACCAGTTGCTGCAGATTCGCAGGATGTGTCCATACTCCGCGGGACCGGGCTGGGGCTGGTTCAGCACTTGCTCTTCCGCCAGCTTGCGCGCGATGCGCTCCGCGAAGGGACGGTCTCCCGCCCCCAGTGCTGCCATACCCCACCAGACCAGCACGCTCACTTCACCCCCCTCCAGTGCGTCCTGCCACTGCGTCTGAAACTGCTGGCGCAGACGCCCGAACAGCTCCTTGCGCCGAGGTGCAGGCGGCAGCCAAGCAACAGCCATCAGCTGCGCCATCACGTCGGGATACCAGCGTTCGAGGCGGGCCTCCATTGTGCCGTTTTCGTTCATCGCGAAGGCGTAGTAGCCCTTCTCCTCGTGGAAGAGTATGGTATCAATGGCGCGAAGAACCCGCCCGGCCAACCGCTGAAAAGTGTCCGCCTCACCCTTGCGATTCATCAGCAGTGCCAGCGCGGCGGCGGACTGCCACCCGCGATACACCTCTACGTTGTCCATCAGGTATTTCACGCGATAGGTGGGCTTTGCCCACGTCAAGCCATCGTCCTGCAGGGTCAGGCGTATTGCCCCTGTCGCTTTGACGGCAGCCGTATAGAGCGCATCCAGCAGCTGCCGGTCGCGCGAGACCTCCACGTAGCGGTGCAACGCCTCCAGAAAGGTCGCGGCGTAGGAGTCGGTGGAGTCGCAATCGCCTGTAGGTTGCAGATTGCCATCCTGCAGGCGGTAATCGCTTATCGTACCGTTGGGGTTCTGGTGTGCAGCGTACCACCGCAGCCACTTTGCCACCGCCACCCGGTGCGACGCATCGCGCGTGCGTGGGTATGCGGCTGCCAGACCAATGGCCGCCAGGTTGGCGAAATAGGGGATGAGTGAGTTAACAGGCTGGTCAGCGGGCGCCATTAGGATGGCACCGTCCGCGCGCTGCCGTTGCAGAATGGCTGCCGCCGCCTGCTTTAAAGCCGATTTGAACATCTTCTCTACGTGCCCATCTCCCATGAAGTCAGGTACTCTTGCTGTTCCAGCGTCAGTGTGTCAATGCGAATGCCCATCGCGTCCAGCTTCAGGCGGGCAATCTGCTTGTCCAGCTCGAGCGGCACGCGGTAAACCTGCTTCTCCAGCGTGTGGGCATGCTGATGGATATACTCCGCGCTGAGCGCCTGATTGGCGAAGCTCATGTCCATGACGCTGGCAGGGTGCCCCTCCGCCGCCGCGAGGTTAATCAGCCGCCCTTCGCCCAGCAGGAATATCTTGCGCCCGTCGGGCAGCACGTACTCGTCCACGAACTCGCGGATGCGCCGTTTGGACGTCTTCATCCGCTCCAGCGCGTCGATATCGATCTCCACGTTGAAGTGACCCGAATTGGCGACAATCGCGCCCGACTTCATCACGGCGAAATGCTCTTCGCGAATGACGTGGATATCGCCGGTCAGCGTGACGAACACATCTCCCACGCGGGCAGCGTCTGCCATCGGCATTACCTGATAGCCGTCCATCACCGCTTCCAGCGCGCGCAGGGGGTCGGTCTCCGTCACGATGACATGCGCCCCCATGCCTTTGGCGCGCATGGCCACGCCGCGTCCGCACCAGCCGTAACCTGCTATCACCACTGTGCGCCCGGCAAGCAGGATGTTCGTCGCCCGCAGGATGCCGTCGATGGTGCTTTGCCCGGTGCCGTAGCGGTTATCGAAGAGGTGCTTGGTATCGGCGTCGTTGACGGCGATGATGGGGTAGCGCAGCACGCCGTCTTTCGCCATCGCACGCAAGCGGATAACGCCCGTGGTGGTCTCTTCCGTGCCGCCGCGCACGTTCGGCAACAATTCCTGTCGCTGCGAGTGCAGGGTGGAGACCAAATCCGCTCCGTCATCCATCGTGATGTGCGGTTGCGTGTCCAGCACCGCGTGGATGTGCTTGTAGTAGGTCTCGTGGTCCTCGCCCTTAATGGCGAAAACGGGAATGCCATGATGCTTGACGAGGGCACCTGCCACATCGTCCTGCGTGGACAGTGGGTTCGACGCACACAACGCGACCTGCGCGCCCCCCGCTTTCAGCGTTATTGCCAGGTTCGCCGTCTCGGTGGTCACGTGCAGGCACGCCGCAAGCCGAACGCCTTCCAGCGGCTTCTCTCGGGCAAACCGCTCGCGGATGAGGCGCAGCACAGGCATGTCCTGTTCTGCCCACTCGATGCGCAACTGCCCCTTGTCCGCAAGGGCAAGGTCCTTCACATCGTAGTTCATGCAATACTCCTCCTGTCATCCATCAAGTGCCAACGTAATTGTTTTTGCGCACGGGGTCGACGATGACGCCGTCGAACACCGCCGCATTAGACTTCACGCGACAGCCCTTACCCACCACACAGCGCACCAGCATGGTGTCGCGCATCACCACCGCGCCTTCCCACAGGATGCTCTCCTGTACGGTGGCGTTGTCCTCCACCACGCAATTGTCGCCCAGCACCGTGTATTCCAACACCTTCGCGCCCGGACCGATTTCGCAGTTGTTGCCGATGATGACGGGGTAGCCGATTTCGGCGGTGGGGTCGATCTTCACGTTACTGCCTATCCACACGTATTTGCGCGTTTCGGGGTAGGGTATGCGCAGCGCAACCCTGCCCTGCATGGCGTCCACGTGTGTCTGCTGGTAGGTGCGCAGGTTGCCCACGTCCTTCCAGTACGACGAGGTGAGGAACCCGTAGAACGGTCGGCGCTGCTCCAGCAACAGCGGCAGCAGGTTAGCACCGAAACCGTAGGTGACGCCACGCGGGATCAGGTCGAATATCTCCGGCTCGAACACATACACGCCGGTGTTGGCAGCGTTGGAGAAGATGACCTCGCCGCGCGGTTTCTCCAGGAACCGGGTGATGCGTCCCCGCTCGTTCAGCAGGGCGATGCCGTACTCCGAGGGGTCATCGACCAGCGAGAGGGCGATGGTGGCGATGGCGTGCTTCTCCTTGTGATAGCGCAACAGTCGAGTAAGGTCCAAATCCGTGATGTCGTCCCCGCCGATAACCAAGAAGGTGTCGTCAAAGAAGTGTTCACATCGTTTGACGCTACCGGCATCCCCCCACAGGCGGTCTTCTTTGGAGTAGTGGATGCGCACACCCCACTGAGAACCGTCCCTGAAGTGGTTCTCTATCTGCTCGCCGAGATAGTGCAGATTCACCATGATTTCATGGAAGCCGTGTCGCTTCAGCAGCTCCACGATGTGCTCCATCACCGGTCGGTTCACGATGGGCACCATCGGTTTGGGCACGTTGCGGGTCAGCGGGTCGAGACGCGAACCCACGCCCGCCGCCAGAATCATTGCTTTCATGACGGGTTTTCCTCCTCGAATTGCCGCACCATCGCAGCCACGTAATCGATCTGTTCCACACTCAGTTCGGGATGCACTGGCAGGGAGAGTACCTCTTCCGCAGCGCGTTCCGCATGGGGAAAGTCACCGCGTTTATACCCCAGATGCCGGTATGCCTCCTGCAGGTGCAAAGGCAACGGGTAGTACACAGCGGTAGCGATGCCATGTTCCT from Bacillota bacterium carries:
- the rsmG gene encoding 16S rRNA (guanine(527)-N(7))-methyltransferase RsmG — translated: MEQVSLLKTGAQALGLTLDDGQLQQFETYAHRLDEANAQMNLTSVPPDEVVVRHFLDSLTLVAAWQPIAGAWVLDVGTGAGFPGLPLKIAFPQIRLALLDSRHDPFLFLRPLCAELGIDGVEFIHARAEEAARKPQWREQFDMVTARAVAHLWALAEWTLPFVRTGGVAIWMKRPSQRSEIDQAREHILHLGGGEPQVIEVGVPHSDIVNLLVRAEKATPTPERYPRATARVLREAKRFRHVVEDGAGR
- the ahcY gene encoding adenosylhomocysteinase produces the protein MNYDVKDLALADKGQLRIEWAEQDMPVLRLIRERFAREKPLEGVRLAACLHVTTETANLAITLKAGGAQVALCASNPLSTQDDVAGALVKHHGIPVFAIKGEDHETYYKHIHAVLDTQPHITMDDGADLVSTLHSQRQELLPNVRGGTEETTTGVIRLRAMAKDGVLRYPIIAVNDADTKHLFDNRYGTGQSTIDGILRATNILLAGRTVVIAGYGWCGRGVAMRAKGMGAHVIVTETDPLRALEAVMDGYQVMPMADAARVGDVFVTLTGDIHVIREEHFAVMKSGAIVANSGHFNVEIDIDALERMKTSKRRIREFVDEYVLPDGRKIFLLGEGRLINLAAAEGHPASVMDMSFANQALSAEYIHQHAHTLEKQVYRVPLELDKQIARLKLDAMGIRIDTLTLEQQEYLTSWEMGT
- a CDS encoding NDP-sugar synthase, with product MKAMILAAGVGSRLDPLTRNVPKPMVPIVNRPVMEHIVELLKRHGFHEIMVNLHYLGEQIENHFRDGSQWGVRIHYSKEDRLWGDAGSVKRCEHFFDDTFLVIGGDDITDLDLTRLLRYHKEKHAIATIALSLVDDPSEYGIALLNERGRITRFLEKPRGEVIFSNAANTGVYVFEPEIFDLIPRGVTYGFGANLLPLLLEQRRPFYGFLTSSYWKDVGNLRTYQQTHVDAMQGRVALRIPYPETRKYVWIGSNVKIDPTAEIGYPVIIGNNCEIGPGAKVLEYTVLGDNCVVEDNATVQESILWEGAVVMRDTMLVRCVVGKGCRVKSNAAVFDGVIVDPVRKNNYVGT